The following coding sequences lie in one Phragmites australis chromosome 8, lpPhrAust1.1, whole genome shotgun sequence genomic window:
- the LOC133925902 gene encoding glucan endo-1,3-beta-glucosidase 14-like, which translates to MAPALLRSRLVIGALLCILLSSDVGVLRRAAALGINYGQVANNLPSPPQVVSLLSSLCIGKVRIYDVNPQVLSSFAGTGIELIVTVPDDLVPPMAASQAQALQWITASVRPYFPATRVTGIAVGNEVFTGDDEQLKASLVPAMRNLHAALAQLGMDGYVHVSTANSLAVLATSYPPSQGTFTQEAASYMAQLLRFLAETNAPFWINAYPYFAYKDDPTRVSLDYALSNKSHVGAVDPNTRLQYTSMLYAQVDAVTFAAARLGYGNVPVHVSETGWPSKGDANEVGATVENARAYNRNLLVRQVSGEGTPLRPKLRLEVYLFALFNENMKPGPSSERNYGLYQPDGTMVYNVGLVQQRSTTSAASLSLAISPANKRDVRKDFAGICLFTSSAILLITQAFLL; encoded by the exons ATGGCGCCTGCATTGCTCAGATCAAGACTTGTGATCGGTGCCCTCCTCTGCATACTTCTTTCCTCAG ATGTCGGCGTGctgcggcgggcggcggcgctgggCATCAACTACGGTCAGGTGGCGAACAACCTGCCGTCGCCACCGCAGGTGGTTTCGCTGCTGTCTTCGCTGTGCATCGGCAAGGTGCGCATCTACGACGTCAACCCGCAGGTGCTGTCGTCGTTCGCCGGCACGGGCATCGAGCTCATCGTCACGGTGCCGGACGACCTGGTGCCGCCCATGGCAGCCAGCCAGGCCCAGGCGCTGCAGTGGATCACGGCCAGCGTTCGTCCTTACTTCCCGGCGACGCGCGTGACGGGCATCGCCGTGGGCAACGAGGTGTTCACGGGCGACGACGAGCAGCTCAAGGCCAGCCTCGTGCCGGCCATGCGCAACCTGCACGCCGCGCTGGCGCAGCTCGGGATGGACGGGTACGTGCACGTGTCCACGGCCAACTCCCTCGCCGTGCTCGCCACCTCGTACCCGCCGTCGCAGGGCACCTTCACGCAGGAGGCGGCCAGCTACATGGCGCAGCTGCTTCGATTCCTGGCCGAGACCAACGCGCCCTTCTGGATCAATGCCTATCCCTACTTCGCCTACAAGGATGACCCGACAAG GGTGTCACTGGACTACGCGCTCTCAAACAAGAGCCATGTGGGCGCCGTGGATCCCAACACCCGGCTGCAGTACACGAGCATGCTGTACGCGCAGGTGGACGCGGTGACCTTCGCGGCGGCGCGGCTAGGCTACGGCAACGTCCCCGTGCACGTCTCGGAGACCGGGTGGCCGTCCAAGGGCGACGCCAATGAGGTCGGCGCCACCGTGGAGAACGCCCGCGCCTACAACCGCAACCTGCTGGTGAGGCAGGTGAGCGGGGAGGGCACGCCGCTGCGGCCCAAGCTGCGGCTGGAGGTGTACCTGTTCGCCCTCTTCAACGAGAACATGAAGCCCGGTCCCTCGTCGGAGAGGAACTACGGGTTGTACCAGCCGGACGGCACCATGGTGTACAACGTCGGGCTGGTCCAGCAGCGGTCCACGACGTCGGCGGCGTCACTCTCTCTCGCCATATCGCCGGCCAACAAGAGG